Sequence from the bacterium genome:
GCGAGCTGTCGCCCGGGGTGCGTAACCTGATGCAGAAACTGACCCGCCGTCTGCGCGAGACCTCCGAAAAGCTGGAGCAGGGAACGCATAAAAAATCGCACGACAGCCTTCCCCCGTTCGAGTACGTGCTCACCCTGGATGAGCTGGAGCTGGCCCGCGAGCACTCGGTGGAGGTGATGTTCCTGCAGAAAAAGTTCACCGCCGGGCAGGTCCTGCTCAAGGAGGGCGACACCGGCTACAGCGGGTTCATCGTGAAGAAAGGCCGCCTGGAGGTGAGCCGGATGGCCGGTGGCCGCAAGGTGGTGCTGGGCGAGCTGGGCGAGGGCGATATCGTGGGCGAGAGCGCGCTGCTGGACGACACCCGCCGCAGCGCCACGGTGCGCGCCCTCACGGACGGCGAGATGCTGGTGTTCGGCAAGCGGGACATCATCAACATGACCCGCAAAAGCCCGCTGGAGCTATTTATGGTGCTGGATGCCCTGACCGTGAAAATCACCCGGACCAACGAGCTCTACTGCAAGGTACTGCTGGAGCGCGACAGCCTCTCAGCCGAGCGGGAGCGTCTGAACGCGGAGCTGTCCACGGCCAGGGCGGAGCTGGAGCAGGCGCGGCGCGAGGCCGTTGCTTTGCGGGAGCGCCAGACGCAGGCGCAGCAGCCTCCACAATCTAATTGAAGGACTGGCCCCCCTGAGACGGATACACCGATGAAAGCCCTGGTCCTGGCCGCCGGATTCGGCACGCGCATGCTGCCGCTGACAAACCGGATTTCGAAAGTCTGCCTGCCGCTGGCCGGTGTGCCAGCGCTGGTGCGGGTGCTGCGCGGGCTGCGCGCGCAGGGGGTCGATTCCTGCATGGTGAACCTGCACCACGGCGCAGAAAGCGTGGAGGAGAGCCTCGACGCGTGGGGCGAGCGGCCGCTGTATTCGCCGGAGAAAGAAATCCTGGGCACCGGCGGCGCTCTGGCGCAGGCCTCGGCCTGGCTGGCGGGCGGCACTTTCCTGCTGGTCAACGGCGATTGCAGCTACAGTGGGTTCTGTCTGGAAGAGGCGTTGCGCTTTCACCGCGAGCGCGGGGCGGCCGCGACCCTGGTGCTGATCGACATGCCACGGGAGGGCCGCTACGGGGCGGTTGAGACGGACAGCCGGGGACGCGTGGTGCGGATCGCCGGGCGGCCCGAGGGAGCGCCAACCGGGGGACAGGCCCTGCATTTCTGCGGTATTCATATTATCGAGCCGGAGCTGCTGACGCGGTTGCGGCCGGTGTTCTCGGAAATAATCCGGAACCTTTACCTGCCGATGATCGCCGACGGCGAGCCGCTTTACGGGTTCCACACCGCCTTCGAATGGCGCGACCTGGGCACGCCCCGGCTTTATCTTGAAGCCCAGTTCGAGTTCTTGCGGCGTGAGGCCGCCGCTCCGGAGCATTCGCTCTGTGCGGCGGGCTGCCGCCTGGAGACGGGAAGCAGCGTGGGGCCCCTGGCCGACCTGGGGCGGAACGTGCGCCTGGAGCAGGACTGCCGGGTGGAGCGTTCGGTGCTGATGGCTGGAGCGAGCCTCGGCCGGGGCTGCCGGGTCAGCGGCTGCGTGATGGCTCCGGGCGTGGCGCTGGAGGCCGGGACGATAATTGAAAATATGCTCGTCGCTCCGGGGCCGGATGGTCTGGAAATGCGCTCCTGGGTGGTCAGTTGAGACGCGGAGCCGGTCAATCCGCTGTCTGCACCGGTTTTGAAACGTATTGCTGCGTATCGCAAGGTATTATTTAATATGGCCACACTCTCGTCAAAATCAAACAGATTAAGCTCGTCGCGGCATGCAAAAAAAACTTGTATTCCTCTTGTATTTTCTTTACAATTAGAAACCTGAAAATGAAAGATAACTATCCGCTGGATAAACTCATAACTACCCTGAAATCAGGAGTGACGCATGTTCGGTAACAGGGGCGCCTCACAGGTTTTAACACTTCTGGCCGCGACATTGATCTGCGCCGGCCAGGCGCTTGCCCAGACCAGTTTGAAAGTCGTATCAGCCACAGGTGCGGCAGGTTCGGATGTTACGGTCAAGGTCACTGTGACCTCTGACAAGAATATCTCGGGCGCCGAGTTCCAGATGAGTTTCGATAAGTCCAAGTTGACTTTCAAGCAGGCAGCCAAAGGCTCCGCTGCAGCCAGCATGTTCATGACCGACCCGACAGTGCCCACCGTAGGCGACCAGACCGTGAGCGCCGATAGCAGCAAGCTCTACATCCAGTTGATCGATTCGACCCAGACCCATCCGATCGCCTCCGGCACTGACCGCGAGGTCGTGCTGGTCACGTTCACGATCAAGAGCGGGGTTACGGGCAGCGTGCCGGTGACCCTGAGTGGTGTGTCGCTGTCGGACGCCGCTGGCGCATCGATCAGCGCCACCACGACCGACGGTGAGGTGACAGTCGGCTCGGGCGTGGACATACAGCTCAGCGTGACCGACGGGCGCGGGCCGGCCGGCTCCGACGTTACGGTCAAGGTGATGGCGGATGTCAACCGTGAGGCCGTGGGCCTGAATTTCGGCCTGGTGTTCGACAAGAACAAGCTCACCCTCAAATCCGTCGCCCGCGGCGCCGCCGCCCCCGGCGTGGACAGCCTGGACATCTACACCGATATCGCCGCGGCCAACGCCGCCGGCAAGATCGAAGTTTGGCTGCTGGACTATTTCTTCGGCCAGACCGGCGCCAACCCGCTCAAGGTCGGAAAAAGCAAGGAAATCTACAAGTTCACCTTCACGATAAACAGCGGTGCGGAGGACGGCGAGGTGCCGGTGACACTGTCCGGGATCGAGGCCGGGGCGATTGAGGGCGGCGAGTCCGTGCTGCTCACCTACTCCTCGTTGGGCGGCATTGTCACGATCGGCGGCGCGCCCGGGGATGTGGACGGCAACGGCAAGCTGGACGTGTTCGACCTGCTCGGCCTGCTCAAGGTCCTGAGCGGCGCCCAGGTCGGCAACGGTCTGAGCGATGTGGACGGCAACGGCAAGATCGATATCTTCGACCTGCTCGCCCTGCTGAAAAAGCTGTCCGGCAACTGACAAGTTACAATGTGAATCCCAACCCGCCGTTCCCCGCTGTGGGAGCGGCGGGTTTTTATTTGGGGAGGGACGGAGGTAGGGGGGAGGTGGGCTGTGGAGGGTCGGTCGGGAAGAATTGTTACAATCATGTTTCGGTGGATGGGATCTGCCGTATCGTGAGCCCGGGAGCGACCGGTTTGACCCAGAAATATCTTGTCAGATGTGCAGTTGGCGTTTATTTTTGCAACTCTCTAAAAGGGCGTTCAACGCCACTGGGAGTTTGGTCGGAAGCCGGTTCGCCGGTATGGGGATCGGTTTATTCATATATGACCCCTTCGGGGGTGGAACTTCAGACCAAGGCTACACACAATGGACCGCAGTGAACCCAACCAGCAACGCAATCTATACGAACCGGAGTTCGAGCACGACAGCTGCGGCGTCGGCTTCATCGCCGATATCAACGGCCGGCCGAGCCACGAGATAATCCGCAGCGGGATCCAGATCCTGGTCAACCTGACCCATCGCGGCGCGGTGGCGGATGACCCGGAGACAGGCGACGGCGCCGGGATCATGATCCAGGTGTGCGACTCCTTTTTCCGGCGGGTGGCCTCCGAGGCCGGACTCGAGCTGCCGGAGAGCGGCAAATACGCCGTGGGCATGGTGTTCCTGCCCATGGAGGCCGAGGATCGCGCTTTTTGTGAGAAAGCCCTCGAGCAGGCGGTGGAGGAGGCCGGGACTAAATTCATCGGCTGGCGCGACGTACCGGTGAACGCGCAATCCCTGGGCCGCGGCGCCCGGGCCAGCCAGCCGTTCGTGCGGCAGGCTTTCGTGAGCGACCCCATCGGAGCGCGCGAGGCTTTCGAGCGCCGTTTGTACCTGGCGCGCAAGATCGCCGAAAACCGCGTGCGCGACTGGGCCGCGGGCCGGGCGCTCCGTTTCCACCTGCCCAGCTTCTCCTCCCGCACTGTGGTCTACAAGGGCCTGATGCTGGCCCACCAGGTGCCCCTGTTCTACGAGGAACTCAACGATCCGGCATTGACCAGCTCGCTGGCCCTGGTGCATCAGCGCTACAGCACCAACACGTTTCCCAGCTGGGAGCTGGCCCAGCCGTTCCGTTTCCTGGCCCACAACGGCGAGATCAACACCCTGCGCGGCAACATCAACTGGATGCGCGCCCGCGAGGCCACTATCGAGAGCCCGCTCTACGGCGAGGACATCCGCAAGCTGCGGCCGATCATCACCCCCGGCGGCAGCGATTCGTTCGCCCTGGACAACATGGTGGAGATGCTCACCAACTGCGGCCGCTCGCTGCCGCACTCGCTGATGATGCTGATCCCGGAGGCGTGGGGCGAAAAATACCAGATGAGCCAGGACAAGCGCGGTTTCTACGAGTACCATAGCATCCTGATGGAGCCGTGGGACGGGCCGGCGGCTATCGCTTTCACCGACGGCCGCATTATCGGCGGTTGCCTGGACCGCAACGGCCTGCGCCCGGCGCGCTATGTCGTGACCACCGATGACCGCATAGTCATGGCCAGCGAGGTGGGCGTGCTGGAGTTCCCGCCCGAGCAAATCCGCAGCAAGGGCCGTATCGGCCCGGGCCAGATGCTGATCGTGGACACGGAGCAGAAACGCATCCTGTTCGACCCCGAGATCAAGGCCGTGATCAGCCGCCTTCAGCCCTACCGCCGCTGGGTCATGGAGAACCGGATCGAGCTGCGCGGGCTGTTCGACTGCGCCATGCCGGTGCGCCCGGAGCGCGAAACCCTGACCAGCCGCCAGATGGCGTTCGGCTACACGGATGAGGACATGAACGTGATCCTGCGTCCGATGGCCGAGACCGGCGGCGAGCCGGTCGGCTCGATGGGCAACGACACTCCTCTGGCCGTGCTGAGCGACAAGCCCAAGCTGCTGTACAGCTATTTCAAGCAGCTTTTCGCTCAGGTGACCAACCCGGCCATCGACCCGATCCGCGAGCAGTTGGTGATGTCGCTGATGAGCTACATCGGGCGCGAGGCCAACCTTCTGAACGAGACCCCGCTCAACGCGCGTCTGCTCAAGCTCAGCCGCCCGATCCTGACCAACGACGACCTGGACAAGCTCAAGGGCAGCCAGGACGACAAGTTCCGCACTCGCACCATCTCGATGCTGTTCGACGCTTCCCGCGGGGTCGAGGGGGCGCTGGACACGCTGAACAAGTGCTACGCCGAGGCCGAACAGGCAGTGCACGAGGGCTACGCACTGATCGTGCTGAGCGACCGGGGCATCGGCCCGGACCAGGCCGCGGTGCCAAGCCTTCTGGCCCTCTCGGCGGTGCACCACCACCTGATCCGGGTTGGGCTGCGCACCAGGATCGGCCTGGTGATCGAGACCGGCGAGGCGCGCGAGGTGACCCATTTCGCCATGCTCCTGGCTTTCGGCGCCAGCGCGATAATCCCCTACCTGGCCTTCGAGACCGTGGCCGATCTGGCGATCAGCGGCCGTCTCAAGGGCGGCGCCACGGTGCAGGACGCCATCGACCACTACATCAAGGCCATCGAGAAAGGGCTGCTCAAGATATTCTCGAAAATGGGCATCTCCACGGTGCGCAGCTACCGCGGCGCGCAGATGTTCGAGGCGGTGGGCGTGCACGAGGACGTGATCACGCGGTTCTTCCCGGGCACGGTTTCCCGGATCGGCGGGGTGCACCTGGAGGGCATAGTCGAGGAGACCCTGATCCGCCACCGCGGGGCTTTCAGCAGCCGCAACAGCGCCACGCAGATGCACACCCGCGCCGGGGAGTACAATTTCCGGCTCGACGGCGAACACCACATGTGGAACCCGGAGACGATTTTCCAGCTCCAGCAGGCCACGCGCAGCGGCGATTACGAGACCTACAAGGTTTTCTCCAAGCTGGCCAACGACCGCGACCGCAGGCTGCAGAACCTGCGCAGCCTGTTCGATTTCGCCAAGGGCGAGCCGGCGCCGCTGGACGAGGTGGAGCCGGTGGAGAGCATCACCCGGCGCTTTGTCTCCGGGGCGATGAGTTTCGGCTCGATCAGCCGCGAGGTGCACGAGACAATCGCCATTGCCATGAACCGCCTGGGCGGGATGAGCAACAGCGGCGAGGGCGGCGAGGACGAGGAGCGGTTCAAGCCCCTGCCCAACGGAGACAGCCGCAACAGCGCGATCAAGCAGGTGGCTTCGGGACGTTTCGGCGTGACCAGCTACTACCTGGCCAACGCGCGCGACATGCAGATAAAGATTTCCCAGGGCTCCAAGCCCGGCGAGGGCGGACAGCTCCCCGGGTTCAAGGTGGATGAGAACATCGCCCGGGTGCGCCACAGCGTGCCGGGGGTGACCCTGATCTCGCCGCCGCCGCACCACGACATCTACTCCATCGAGGACCTGGCCCAACTGATCTACGACCTGAAGAACGCCAACCCGCGCGCCCGTGTCTCGGTCAAGCTGGTCTCGGAGGTGGGGGTGGGCACGGTGGCCGCGGGTGTGGCCAAGGCGCGGGCGGATGTGGTGGTGATCGCCGGCGATTCCGGCGGCACCGGGGCCTCGCCGCTCAGCTCGATCAAGCACGCCGGCATTCCCTGGGAGATCGGCCTGGCCGAGACCCAGCAGGTGCTGGTGATGAACAACCTGCGCAGCCGGATACGGGTGCAGACCGACGGCCAGCTCAAGAGCGGCCGGGATGTGGTGGTGGCCGCCCTGCTCGGGGCCGAGGAGTTCGGGTTCGCCACCGGCTGCCTGATTGTCCTGGGCTGCGTGATGATGCGCAAGTGCCACCTGAACACCTGCCCGATGGGCATCGCCACCCAGGATACACGCCTGCGCGAGAAATTCAACGGCAAGCCGGAATACATTCAGAATTATTTCCGCTTCATCGCCCGGGAGGTGCGCGAGTACATGGCCGCGATGGGCTTCCGGCGCTTCGAGGACATGGTCGGCCGCATGGACATGCTGCGCACCGACACCGCGATCAAGCACTGGAAAGCCGCGGGCGTCGACCTCAAGCGCCTGCTCGTCCCGCCGGAGGTCACCTCCGGCTGCTCGCTGCACAGCAGCCTGAGCCAGCCGGACATCCTGGAGGGCGCCCTGGACCGCGAGCTGATCGAGGCGGCGGCCCCGGCCCTGGAGAAACGGGAGAAGGTTGTTATCCAGCGCGGCATCCGCAACGTTAACCGCACGGTGGGCACTCTGCTCAGCGGCGAGGTCTCCAAGCGCTACGGCTCGATCGGCCTGCCGCCCGAGACCATCAAGGTCGAGCTGAACGGCTCGGCGGGCCAGAGCTTCGGTGCGTTCCTGGCGCCCGGCGTGGCCCTGCACCTGTCCGGGGATGCCAACGATTACGTGGGCAAGGGCCTGAGCGGCGGACGTCTGGTGATCCATCCCCAGGCGGGAACCACGTTCCGGGCCGAGGACAATATCGTGGTGGGCAATGTGGTGCTCTACGGCGCCACCAGCGGCCAGGCCTATTTCTGCGGCCGGGCCGGCGAGCGTTTCGCCATCCGCAACAGCGGCGCCTACGCCGTGGTGGAGGGCGTGGGTGACCACGGCTGCGAGTACATGACCGGCGGGGTGGTGGTGGTGCTGGGCACCACCGGGCTCAATTTCGCGGCCGGAATGAGCGGCGGCATCGCCTATGTGTTCGACGAGTGGCGGCTGTTTGACCAGCGCTGCAACCTGGACACGGTGGATCTGGAGTCCGTGACCGAGGAGGAGGACAAGGCGCTGCTCAACCGGATGATCGAACAGCATGTCAAGTTCACCGGCAGCCAGGCCGGGCGGCGCATCCTGGACAACTGGCACGACAAGATACACCAGTTCGTCAAGGTCATGCCGATGGAGTACCGACGTGCCCTGGGCCGCATGATCAAGGAAGACGCGGAAACGAAACGGGTGGAGGTCTGGAATGGGTAAGCCTACCGGATTTATCGATTACACGCGGGTGAACCCGAAAGCCCGGCCGGTCGAGGAAAGGCTGAAGGATTACAAGGAAATCTATCCTCTGCTTTCCGAGACTGACCTGGCCACGCAGGCCGCCCGCTGCATGGACTGCGGCATCCCGTTCTGTCACGGCGCGGGCTGCCCGGTGCGCAACCTCATCCCGGAGTTCAACGATCTGGTCTTCCGCGGCCAGTGGCGCGAGGCCCTGGAGGTGCTGCACAGCACCAACAATTTCCCGGAGTTCACCGGCAAGATCTGTCCGGCGCCCTGCGAGACGGCCTGCGTGGCCGCGGTCAACACCGATGCCGTGGCGATCAAGCAGATCGAGCTGCAGATAATCGAGAAGGGCTTCGAGAATGGCTGGGTGAAAGCGCAGCCGCCGCAGGTCCGCACCGGCAAGCGCGTGGCTGTGGTAGGCAGCGGCCCCTCCGGGCTGGCCTGCGCCCAGCAGCTCAACCGCGCCGGCCACACGGTGGTGGTCTACGAGCAGAAAGACCGGGTCGGTGGCCTTCTGCGCTACGGCATCCCGGATTTCAAGCTGGACAAGCACCTGCTTGACCGTCGTGTGGGCCTGCTGCAGGAAGAGGGGATCGAGTTCCGCACCAGCGTGCATATCGGACGGGACATTGCCGCAACTTATCTGGCGCGCCAGTATGACGCGGTCTGCCTGACCGGCGGGGCGATGCACCCGCGTGACCTGGAAGTGCCGGGCCGGGAGCTGGCGGGCGTGCATTTCGCCATGGAGTTCCTGGAACAGTCCAACCGTCGTGTCGCCGGCGACAGCCTGGCCGCGGAGTCGCAGATTCTGGCCGCGGGCAAACATGTGATCGTGATCGGCGGCGGCGACACCGGTGCTGACTGCGTGGGCACCTCCAACCGTCAGGGCGCCCTGTCCGTGACCCAGCTCGAAATCCTTCCCCGTCCGCCCGAGAACTCCAACCCCTCCACGCCCTGGCCGCGCTGGCCCAACATCCTGCGCTCCAGCACCTCTCACGCCGAGGGCTGCCAGCGCATGTGGTCCGTGACCACCAAGTCCCTGGAGGGTGAGGACGGCCGGGTGAAGG
This genomic interval carries:
- a CDS encoding cyclic nucleotide-binding domain-containing protein, giving the protein MSPLEKTYRKGEVIIKEGYSGRTVFVIRKGMVEVLKQVEGGEVQLTVLGPNEFFGEMSVLDPEAPKRTATVRALEETRVTVMSREEFEGYLGELSPGVRNLMQKLTRRLRETSEKLEQGTHKKSHDSLPPFEYVLTLDELELAREHSVEVMFLQKKFTAGQVLLKEGDTGYSGFIVKKGRLEVSRMAGGRKVVLGELGEGDIVGESALLDDTRRSATVRALTDGEMLVFGKRDIINMTRKSPLELFMVLDALTVKITRTNELYCKVLLERDSLSAERERLNAELSTARAELEQARREAVALRERQTQAQQPPQSN
- a CDS encoding NDP-sugar synthase, which gives rise to MKALVLAAGFGTRMLPLTNRISKVCLPLAGVPALVRVLRGLRAQGVDSCMVNLHHGAESVEESLDAWGERPLYSPEKEILGTGGALAQASAWLAGGTFLLVNGDCSYSGFCLEEALRFHRERGAAATLVLIDMPREGRYGAVETDSRGRVVRIAGRPEGAPTGGQALHFCGIHIIEPELLTRLRPVFSEIIRNLYLPMIADGEPLYGFHTAFEWRDLGTPRLYLEAQFEFLRREAAAPEHSLCAAGCRLETGSSVGPLADLGRNVRLEQDCRVERSVLMAGASLGRGCRVSGCVMAPGVALEAGTIIENMLVAPGPDGLEMRSWVVS
- a CDS encoding dockerin type I domain-containing protein, whose protein sequence is MFGNRGASQVLTLLAATLICAGQALAQTSLKVVSATGAAGSDVTVKVTVTSDKNISGAEFQMSFDKSKLTFKQAAKGSAAASMFMTDPTVPTVGDQTVSADSSKLYIQLIDSTQTHPIASGTDREVVLVTFTIKSGVTGSVPVTLSGVSLSDAAGASISATTTDGEVTVGSGVDIQLSVTDGRGPAGSDVTVKVMADVNREAVGLNFGLVFDKNKLTLKSVARGAAAPGVDSLDIYTDIAAANAAGKIEVWLLDYFFGQTGANPLKVGKSKEIYKFTFTINSGAEDGEVPVTLSGIEAGAIEGGESVLLTYSSLGGIVTIGGAPGDVDGNGKLDVFDLLGLLKVLSGAQVGNGLSDVDGNGKIDIFDLLALLKKLSGN
- the gltB gene encoding glutamate synthase large subunit, which gives rise to MDRSEPNQQRNLYEPEFEHDSCGVGFIADINGRPSHEIIRSGIQILVNLTHRGAVADDPETGDGAGIMIQVCDSFFRRVASEAGLELPESGKYAVGMVFLPMEAEDRAFCEKALEQAVEEAGTKFIGWRDVPVNAQSLGRGARASQPFVRQAFVSDPIGAREAFERRLYLARKIAENRVRDWAAGRALRFHLPSFSSRTVVYKGLMLAHQVPLFYEELNDPALTSSLALVHQRYSTNTFPSWELAQPFRFLAHNGEINTLRGNINWMRAREATIESPLYGEDIRKLRPIITPGGSDSFALDNMVEMLTNCGRSLPHSLMMLIPEAWGEKYQMSQDKRGFYEYHSILMEPWDGPAAIAFTDGRIIGGCLDRNGLRPARYVVTTDDRIVMASEVGVLEFPPEQIRSKGRIGPGQMLIVDTEQKRILFDPEIKAVISRLQPYRRWVMENRIELRGLFDCAMPVRPERETLTSRQMAFGYTDEDMNVILRPMAETGGEPVGSMGNDTPLAVLSDKPKLLYSYFKQLFAQVTNPAIDPIREQLVMSLMSYIGREANLLNETPLNARLLKLSRPILTNDDLDKLKGSQDDKFRTRTISMLFDASRGVEGALDTLNKCYAEAEQAVHEGYALIVLSDRGIGPDQAAVPSLLALSAVHHHLIRVGLRTRIGLVIETGEAREVTHFAMLLAFGASAIIPYLAFETVADLAISGRLKGGATVQDAIDHYIKAIEKGLLKIFSKMGISTVRSYRGAQMFEAVGVHEDVITRFFPGTVSRIGGVHLEGIVEETLIRHRGAFSSRNSATQMHTRAGEYNFRLDGEHHMWNPETIFQLQQATRSGDYETYKVFSKLANDRDRRLQNLRSLFDFAKGEPAPLDEVEPVESITRRFVSGAMSFGSISREVHETIAIAMNRLGGMSNSGEGGEDEERFKPLPNGDSRNSAIKQVASGRFGVTSYYLANARDMQIKISQGSKPGEGGQLPGFKVDENIARVRHSVPGVTLISPPPHHDIYSIEDLAQLIYDLKNANPRARVSVKLVSEVGVGTVAAGVAKARADVVVIAGDSGGTGASPLSSIKHAGIPWEIGLAETQQVLVMNNLRSRIRVQTDGQLKSGRDVVVAALLGAEEFGFATGCLIVLGCVMMRKCHLNTCPMGIATQDTRLREKFNGKPEYIQNYFRFIAREVREYMAAMGFRRFEDMVGRMDMLRTDTAIKHWKAAGVDLKRLLVPPEVTSGCSLHSSLSQPDILEGALDRELIEAAAPALEKREKVVIQRGIRNVNRTVGTLLSGEVSKRYGSIGLPPETIKVELNGSAGQSFGAFLAPGVALHLSGDANDYVGKGLSGGRLVIHPQAGTTFRAEDNIVVGNVVLYGATSGQAYFCGRAGERFAIRNSGAYAVVEGVGDHGCEYMTGGVVVVLGTTGLNFAAGMSGGIAYVFDEWRLFDQRCNLDTVDLESVTEEEDKALLNRMIEQHVKFTGSQAGRRILDNWHDKIHQFVKVMPMEYRRALGRMIKEDAETKRVEVWNG
- a CDS encoding glutamate synthase subunit beta, translated to MGKPTGFIDYTRVNPKARPVEERLKDYKEIYPLLSETDLATQAARCMDCGIPFCHGAGCPVRNLIPEFNDLVFRGQWREALEVLHSTNNFPEFTGKICPAPCETACVAAVNTDAVAIKQIELQIIEKGFENGWVKAQPPQVRTGKRVAVVGSGPSGLACAQQLNRAGHTVVVYEQKDRVGGLLRYGIPDFKLDKHLLDRRVGLLQEEGIEFRTSVHIGRDIAATYLARQYDAVCLTGGAMHPRDLEVPGRELAGVHFAMEFLEQSNRRVAGDSLAAESQILAAGKHVIVIGGGDTGADCVGTSNRQGALSVTQLEILPRPPENSNPSTPWPRWPNILRSSTSHAEGCQRMWSVTTKSLEGEDGRVKVLKGMEVTWGGSAGAFRPSDKPGSEFELKADLVLLAMGFVHPVHSGMIEELGLELDKRGNVATDENLMSSRAGVFGAGDMVMGASLVVRAIYQGRKAAQGIDRWLMGSTSLP